One window of Solwaraspora sp. WMMA2056 genomic DNA carries:
- a CDS encoding metallophosphoesterase family protein: MSVRRALTSRSRTAQLVAAGAAATLIGGFAVSPAIGDAPPARYPAAEIHKPTPVPDRIMLIPTTTPATSQKVTWRADAPADWAQAEILEAPRALVGGVPAADATVTRVMARNTSAVNTTLGYASTYHEVEFTGLKPDTRYTYRVGDGTNWSEWIDFTTAADGFDPFSFIYYGDAQNNLDSAVPRVFRQAFADRPEAKLVVNAGDLIDNANSEEQWGQWHKADGFINQQVASISIPGNHEYSGGLSTFWRPQFPYPDNGPGNEELKQTAYYLDYQGVRFIGLDTNHQSNATLMAAQTAWLEQVLSSNPHKWTVVTFHHPVYSTTGSRNNPNVRAQWSPLLERYGVDLVLQGHDHSYGRGNVATARESAAVHNGVVYVVSVSGGKMYTLNGGTNWTGNGAEVVSSSQNTQLYQMIDVEADSIRFEARYANGEHHDGFLIRKNAAGERTVNEIRTPENTTGEQVRVDRTTLPMEGLVTISAAGYDPDEKIAVYLRNTKAADGRNGVFVMNLVADELGRVEQRFAIPSTAKNGSTHHINLVSENQQITSPLITVTK; the protein is encoded by the coding sequence GTGTCCGTCAGACGAGCCCTGACCAGCCGGTCCCGGACCGCGCAGCTGGTTGCTGCCGGTGCGGCCGCCACGCTGATCGGCGGCTTCGCGGTCAGCCCGGCGATCGGTGACGCACCGCCCGCCCGCTACCCGGCCGCCGAGATCCACAAGCCGACCCCGGTCCCGGACCGGATCATGCTCATCCCCACCACCACCCCGGCCACCTCGCAGAAGGTGACCTGGCGGGCCGACGCGCCCGCCGACTGGGCGCAGGCCGAGATCCTCGAGGCCCCACGTGCCCTGGTCGGCGGCGTACCGGCCGCCGACGCCACCGTCACCCGGGTGATGGCGCGCAACACCAGCGCCGTCAACACCACCCTGGGCTACGCCTCGACCTACCACGAGGTGGAGTTCACCGGGCTGAAGCCGGACACCCGCTACACCTACCGGGTCGGCGACGGCACCAACTGGAGCGAGTGGATCGACTTCACCACCGCTGCCGACGGTTTCGACCCGTTCTCGTTCATCTACTACGGCGACGCGCAGAACAACCTCGACAGCGCGGTGCCGCGGGTGTTCCGCCAGGCGTTCGCCGACCGTCCCGAGGCCAAGTTGGTCGTCAACGCCGGCGACCTGATCGACAACGCCAACAGCGAAGAGCAGTGGGGCCAGTGGCACAAGGCCGACGGCTTCATCAACCAGCAGGTCGCCAGCATCTCCATCCCCGGCAACCACGAGTACAGCGGTGGCCTGTCGACGTTCTGGCGGCCGCAGTTCCCGTACCCGGACAACGGCCCGGGCAACGAGGAGCTCAAGCAGACCGCGTACTACCTGGACTACCAGGGTGTGCGGTTCATCGGTCTGGACACCAACCACCAGAGCAACGCCACGTTGATGGCCGCGCAGACCGCGTGGCTGGAGCAGGTGCTGTCCAGCAACCCGCACAAGTGGACGGTCGTCACCTTCCACCACCCGGTCTACTCGACCACCGGTAGCCGCAACAACCCCAACGTCCGCGCCCAGTGGAGCCCGCTGCTGGAACGCTACGGCGTGGACCTGGTGCTGCAGGGCCACGACCACTCGTACGGCCGGGGCAACGTGGCCACCGCGCGCGAGTCCGCCGCCGTGCACAACGGCGTGGTCTACGTCGTGTCCGTCTCCGGCGGCAAGATGTACACCCTCAACGGCGGGACCAACTGGACCGGCAACGGTGCCGAGGTGGTCAGCAGCTCGCAGAACACCCAGCTGTACCAGATGATCGACGTCGAGGCGGACAGCATCCGCTTCGAGGCCCGGTACGCCAACGGCGAGCACCACGACGGGTTCCTGATCCGCAAGAACGCCGCCGGGGAGCGCACCGTCAACGAGATCCGCACGCCGGAGAACACCACCGGCGAGCAGGTCCGCGTCGACCGCACCACGCTGCCGATGGAGGGCCTGGTCACCATCTCGGCCGCCGGGTACGACCCGGACGAGAAGATCGCCGTCTACCTGCGCAACACCAAGGCCGCCGACGGCCGTAACGGCGTCTTCGTGATGAACCTGGTCGCCGACGAACTCGGCCGCGTCGAGCAGCGGTTCGCGATCCCGTCGACGGCGAAGAACGGCAGCACCCACCACATCAACCTGGTCAGCGAGAACCAGCAGATCACCAGCCCGCTGATCACCGTCACCAAGTAG